One Nostoc sp. CENA543 genomic window, CTATATAAATAACAAATGTTTTCATGGCAACATGACAAATCGCGTTTAAATACATTATTTCAGATATTTATCGGTCATCAATCAAGCTTTTAAAGGTGATATTTTTGGAGAAAATCTTCATTTAATCTTTAAAATTAAACAAAATATTAAGTTATGAGATTTTTAACCAATTTTACTCAATAATTTTTCTGTGTATTGTAATTTACTGAAGGTAATTGATGAGGTGAAATTTTCAGTCTATAGGTAGATTTACAATTAAATTGCTATGCAAATTTAGTCAATTTCATTCTAGAAAAGCCTATAAGAACGAAATTTACCTAATCAATTACCTTGAAAATTATGATTACGTAAATCCTGAATTAAAGCATTTTGTTCCCTATTATGTACACAATTCACTCTCAACTAGAAAGTCAAGATAATGCCAAGAGTTATCTTGCAGGTAAAGCATTTTTATCGAGATTGAGTAAATTTAGTAATACGATACTCGCTACATCTAATGATTTGGTTGAAAGTGCTGTTGTAGTTAGTGACTGGAAGTTTGCTGTGAGTCACGGGATAAGTAGGTTAAATGCTAGTGTACTACCTTTAAAAATTAGTAAAACCAGCGATCGCTTCATCTATGACCAAGCAACAGGCAATCTATTTTTTGATACTGGTTTTTAAGTGATAATACATAAATAAAAGTTGCTCAACTGACAACTAAAGCATTGCTAAACAACAGTTATATCGCTGTCATTGCATAGACTGAGGCAGAGATAGTTTATGTCTGTAGTGCAGCAGGCGATCGCCTTTTTATGACATAAGCAATCCGTTATATTAGATACTTTTTGGCAAAAACTTAGTACGTAAATCCATTTTTTCACTTAATACCAAATACTATGTCTACAATCAACTTTTCCCTAACAAACTCTGTTCAGACAGCTTCTCAGCCATATTTAGTAGACTTTAACGCTGAAAACTTAACTAACTTTAATGGCACACTTTACTTTACTAAAGAAACTAACTTTTTCACTCAGCAATTATGGAGAATAGATCAGTCTAGTGGTGGTTCAGAGTTTGTCTTAGAAAGCAGAGATATTAACTTATCTTATTACATTAATCCACTAGTCAATGTTAACGGTGTACTCTACTTTAGAGCATATACCTCTACTTATGGTTCTGAGTTATATCGGATTGATAACGCTACGGATCAGCCTGTACGTATTAATGAGATCAATCCTGGAGAGAAGTATTCCTACCCCGACTACCTAGTTAACATCAATGGCATATTATACTTTATCGCAACTGACCACACCTACTATAGCAGACAGTTGTATCGCATAGATAACATTACAGGTGAGGCTGTACGCCTCACTGATATTAATCCTGGTTCTGTGTCTCCTGACAACTTGTCTACCTACTCTAACTACCTGGTTAACATCGATGAAAAACTCTACTTTAGTGCATATACTCCTGCCTATGGGGCAGAGTTGTACCAGCTAGATACTACCACAGGTGAGTCTGTACGTGTCACAGATATCAATCCTGGTAGAAGCGATTCCTCACCCAGCAACCTAATTAACATTAATAGCACGCTCTACTTTGTTGCATACGAACCCACCTCTGGTAGAGAGTTATCTGGTAGAGAGTTATATCGGTTAGACACCACCACAGGCGAATCTGTGCGCGTCAATGATATTAATCCTGGTGCTGACAGTTCCTGGTTTTCTAGTTTTACCAAATTTAATGACACACTCTACTTTACGGAAAACTATAGCAGAAAGTTGTATCGCATAGATAACGCTACAGGAAATGCTGTAATTGTTCCTGGCATCAATTCTGGTAGTGAATTTAACTTTACCGAATTCAATGGCACACTCTACTTTACGGCATATATTTCCTCCTCCGGCTATTACTTGTACCGCATAGATAACGCTACAGGTAATGCTGTACTTGTCCAAGGTATCAATTCTAGTGTTATTTCCAATGTCTTCCAACTAACCAAAACCGATGACAAACTCTACTTTCGTGCATATGATCCCACCTATGGCTCTGAGTTGTATCGGATAGATGATACTACAGGAAATGCCGTACTTGTTGCAGATATAAATCCTGGTGCAGATTCTTCTAATCCGCAAAACTTGACTAACATCAATGGCACTCTTTATTTTAGTGCATATGATCCCACCTATGGCTCTGAGTTATATCGTCTAGATAGTGCTACAGGTCAGGCTGTACGTCTCACTGATATCAATCCTGGTGCTGAAGATTCCTCTCCCTCCAACTTAGTCTACGCTAATGGTACGCTCTACTTTAACGCCTCTAGCCCTGATTATGGTTCTAGGCTTTGGGGTTTAGCTGTTTCTGAGTTGCCTAATCGCAATCCTATCGTAGAAAGCGATCGCTTCATTACTACTGTCAACACACCGATAGTTATTAGTTTGGCTAATCTTCTCGCCAATGATCAAGATGTAGATGGTGGTAAATTGTTGGTGACTAACTTAAGTCAACCGAGTTATGGCAATTTAGTCAACAACAATGACGGTACTTATACTTACATCCCCGATAGTAATTACCGTGGTTTTGATCGTTTTACCTACACCGTTAGTGATGGTCAAGGAGGTACTAGCACAGCGACGGTTGATATTAATATTGGCAAGCCATATCTTATTAGAGATTTCAATGAAGATTACTATTTTGAGGGTCTTGGCTTAACCGTCTTCAAGGAAACCCTGTATTTAACAGTATCTAACCCACGTGATACTTGGGTTTCTAAACTTAATAATAATACTGGTGAAATATCTAGTATAGGCGGCATTGAGAACAATCACTTAAGATTTATTGTTCTCAATGATAGACTTTACGCAATCATTTTTTACCGTTTTGAAGGTTCTGGCATTAGTAAAGTAGATGTTTCTACGGGACGTTTAGTCATTGAGCAAACAATTGACAACATAAATACGACTCAGCCAACTAAAATTAACGGCACATACTACTTTATTAGTTATAACTATAGCTATGGCAACGATAGCCTTTCACTGTGGAAAATTGACAATAATACAGGTAATTTTGTCGAACTTGTCGTCACTGATTTTCCTAGATATATTGATGGTTATGTAGAAGTTAATGACACTGTTTACTTTACCACTGGAAATACTGAAACTTTATTACAGTCATTGTGGAAAATTGACAACTCCACAGGCAACGAAGTGTTAATAACTGATATTAATACAGGATCTAATGATGACTACACAGTAGGTACATTGTTCAACTTGAATGGTGTATTGTACTTTGTTGCTAGTGACAGCAACTACGGCACTGAGTTATGGAAATTAGATTCTTCTAGCAACCCTCAGCGAGTGACAGATATCAATCCTGGTTCTGGTTCTGCTTCACCCAAAAATTTTGTCAATGTCAACAATACCCTGTACTTCATTGCGAATGACGGCACTACAGGAGAGGAGTTGTGGAAGATAGATAACACCACAGGCAAAGCAGTGCAAGTAGAAGACATCAATCCTGGTGCTAGTTCTGTTTCACCCAAAAATTTTGTCAACGTCAATAATACCCTGTACTTCATTGCGAATGACGGCACTACAGGAGAGGAGTGGTGGAAGATAGATAACACCACAGGCAAAGCAGTGCAAGTAGAAGACATCAATCCTGGTGCTGGTTCTATTGCCATTTATCAACAATTCACCCTCAATGACACGTTTTACTTCTCTGCTGACGATGGAATTACTGGTATAGAGTTATGGAAGATAGACCCCATTACGGGTGATGTGGTAAGGCTCACAGATATTAATCCAGGTTTTGGTTCTGCTAATCCCAACAACCTCACTAATGTTAATGGCACGCTTTACTTCTTTGCCTATGCGAAAAGTCAATTCATCGACAATCAAGTATGGAAGATTGACAACACTGGCAAAGCAGTGCGATTTGTAGACACCTTACCAGAGTCTGGTTTAAGCAATGTGAGCATTCCCACTTTGATCAATGGCAAGCTTTACTTTAGTGCAGATAACGCTATCTACGGTAGGGAATTGTGGGAATTTGATGAAAGTTCTAATCAGTTAAGAATACTCACAGATGCTATCAGTCCAGGAACTGAGTCTTCTAATATTTATGAATTGGCATACCTCAATGGCAAGCTTTACTTCAATAATGATGGTGAACTATGGGCATTAGACCTGAATTCTGATGCCATTACAGGTACTTCAGCTTCCGAAACGCTCAACGGTACTGATAGCAACGATGTCGTTTATGGCCTAGATGGCAATGATAAACTCCTAGGTAAAGCTGGGAATGACATTTTATCTGGTGGTGCTGGTAATGATACCCTCGACGGTGGTTTTGGTGCTGATACTTTGGTTGGTGGCACAGAAAACGATATTTATTATGTAGATAATCTTGGCGATGTCATCGTTG contains:
- a CDS encoding cadherin-like domain-containing protein, which encodes MSTINFSLTNSVQTASQPYLVDFNAENLTNFNGTLYFTKETNFFTQQLWRIDQSSGGSEFVLESRDINLSYYINPLVNVNGVLYFRAYTSTYGSELYRIDNATDQPVRINEINPGEKYSYPDYLVNINGILYFIATDHTYYSRQLYRIDNITGEAVRLTDINPGSVSPDNLSTYSNYLVNIDEKLYFSAYTPAYGAELYQLDTTTGESVRVTDINPGRSDSSPSNLININSTLYFVAYEPTSGRELSGRELYRLDTTTGESVRVNDINPGADSSWFSSFTKFNDTLYFTENYSRKLYRIDNATGNAVIVPGINSGSEFNFTEFNGTLYFTAYISSSGYYLYRIDNATGNAVLVQGINSSVISNVFQLTKTDDKLYFRAYDPTYGSELYRIDDTTGNAVLVADINPGADSSNPQNLTNINGTLYFSAYDPTYGSELYRLDSATGQAVRLTDINPGAEDSSPSNLVYANGTLYFNASSPDYGSRLWGLAVSELPNRNPIVESDRFITTVNTPIVISLANLLANDQDVDGGKLLVTNLSQPSYGNLVNNNDGTYTYIPDSNYRGFDRFTYTVSDGQGGTSTATVDINIGKPYLIRDFNEDYYFEGLGLTVFKETLYLTVSNPRDTWVSKLNNNTGEISSIGGIENNHLRFIVLNDRLYAIIFYRFEGSGISKVDVSTGRLVIEQTIDNINTTQPTKINGTYYFISYNYSYGNDSLSLWKIDNNTGNFVELVVTDFPRYIDGYVEVNDTVYFTTGNTETLLQSLWKIDNSTGNEVLITDINTGSNDDYTVGTLFNLNGVLYFVASDSNYGTELWKLDSSSNPQRVTDINPGSGSASPKNFVNVNNTLYFIANDGTTGEELWKIDNTTGKAVQVEDINPGASSVSPKNFVNVNNTLYFIANDGTTGEEWWKIDNTTGKAVQVEDINPGAGSIAIYQQFTLNDTFYFSADDGITGIELWKIDPITGDVVRLTDINPGFGSANPNNLTNVNGTLYFFAYAKSQFIDNQVWKIDNTGKAVRFVDTLPESGLSNVSIPTLINGKLYFSADNAIYGRELWEFDESSNQLRILTDAISPGTESSNIYELAYLNGKLYFNNDGELWALDLNSDAITGTSASETLNGTDSNDVVYGLDGNDKLLGKAGNDILSGGAGNDTLDGGFGADTLVGGTENDIYYVDNLGDVIVEEAKAGKDLVQAAISWQLADNLENLVLTGSASINGTGNSRNNVLTGNSAANVLSGGDGDDWLFGLAGNDTLNGNNGNDIINGGKGNDLLIGGRGNDSLTGDAGRDSFQLSLPVVDDFDTITDFSIADDKILISKAEFGLNQSLGVLNTSAFRLGTSATTASDRFIYDQATGNLFFDTDGLSGNTQIQIAQLTTKPLLSNTHITIIA